One Pseudomonas abieticivorans genomic region harbors:
- a CDS encoding Gfo/Idh/MocA family protein codes for MARLTGDIPAQKKLKVGMVGGGQGAYFASYHRAAMRLCNRYELVAGAFSSDPATGREAGEALGVPADRIYASYAQMAQAEQARPDPIEAVVIVTPNHLHFQACRAFLAAGIPVICDKPLVNHLEEAHALARLVEQHDTFLALTYTYLGYPMVRDARSRIQAGELGEIRFMYVEYLLEWLAPGTANLSKSLAWRGDPAKVGPTAALGDIGTHAFNMLEFLSGQRCTALNAKLTSTVPGWAMDDTNVVQLEFEGGVDGLLWASLAAPGHRNGLRFKIIGSLASLEWCQESPETLRVTPTGAAERIYRRGQADNAEHTLAVTSLPAGNTEGYLEALAVLYADFADALQAGSAWREATLVPLPDIREGVRGVALSQACVTSNRERAWVAFPTI; via the coding sequence GTGGCCAGATTGACCGGTGATATCCCTGCACAAAAGAAACTCAAGGTGGGCATGGTAGGGGGCGGCCAAGGGGCTTACTTCGCCAGCTACCATCGCGCCGCCATGCGCCTGTGCAATCGTTACGAGCTGGTGGCGGGAGCGTTTTCCTCGGACCCTGCCACCGGGCGTGAAGCCGGCGAGGCGCTGGGGGTGCCGGCCGATCGGATCTATGCCTCCTATGCTCAGATGGCACAGGCCGAGCAGGCCCGCCCGGACCCGATCGAGGCGGTGGTGATCGTCACGCCCAACCATTTGCACTTCCAGGCGTGCCGCGCGTTCCTGGCCGCCGGTATCCCAGTGATCTGTGACAAGCCGCTGGTCAACCACCTGGAAGAGGCCCACGCGCTGGCACGCCTGGTGGAGCAGCACGACACCTTCCTGGCCTTGACCTACACCTACCTGGGCTACCCGATGGTGCGCGACGCTCGTAGCCGCATCCAGGCCGGCGAGCTGGGTGAGATTCGATTCATGTACGTCGAGTACTTGCTGGAATGGCTGGCACCGGGCACGGCAAACCTGAGTAAAAGCCTGGCCTGGCGCGGCGACCCCGCCAAGGTCGGCCCCACCGCTGCGCTGGGGGACATCGGCACCCACGCCTTCAACATGCTCGAGTTCTTGTCCGGGCAGCGCTGCACGGCGCTCAACGCCAAGCTGACCAGTACCGTGCCGGGCTGGGCGATGGACGATACCAACGTGGTGCAATTGGAGTTCGAGGGCGGTGTCGACGGTTTGCTCTGGGCCAGCCTGGCCGCCCCAGGGCATCGCAATGGCTTGCGTTTCAAGATCATTGGCAGCCTGGCGTCGCTTGAGTGGTGCCAGGAAAGCCCGGAAACCCTACGCGTCACCCCCACGGGGGCCGCAGAGCGAATCTACCGGCGCGGCCAGGCCGACAACGCCGAACACACCCTGGCTGTGACCAGCTTGCCGGCGGGCAATACCGAGGGTTACCTGGAAGCGCTGGCGGTGCTTTACGCCGACTTTGCCGACGCCTTGCAGGCCGGCAGCGCCTGGCGCGAAGCCACTTTGGTGCCGCTCCCGGACATCCGCGAGGGGGTGCGTGGCGTGGCCTTGTCCCAGGCCTGCGTAACGTCCAACCGCGAGCGGGCCTGGGTGGCTTTTCCGACTATTTAA
- a CDS encoding sugar phosphate isomerase/epimerase family protein, with protein sequence MKSTVEPRLSVCGITTRYQTFDEDVGVCCQAGIDGISLWWDKIRHHGIAAGATLLRDAQLPAVSLVGLPSLLSAGAFDTLCEGLDACATLGARVMGVVPGNCEGRSQAHMLGATLEALARLAEQARQRGVTLALEPVHAPYLDYLNTLADADRIVCTVDHPNLGLLFDAWHLCHEADLEARIAQTARRIALVHFSDWREPTRCHDDRLLPGDGVLPLAHWLRHLRRSGYQGYFDVEVFSEDVWRANPLQNLKRCRTFFDDVWANPGPR encoded by the coding sequence ATGAAATCCACTGTTGAACCACGACTCTCGGTGTGCGGCATCACCACGCGCTACCAGACGTTCGATGAAGACGTAGGTGTGTGCTGTCAAGCTGGCATCGATGGCATCAGCCTCTGGTGGGACAAGATCCGCCACCACGGCATCGCCGCAGGCGCGACGTTACTGCGTGATGCACAGCTGCCTGCGGTCAGCCTGGTCGGCTTGCCAAGCCTGTTGAGCGCAGGTGCCTTCGACACGCTGTGCGAAGGGCTGGATGCCTGCGCGACCCTGGGTGCCAGGGTAATGGGCGTGGTGCCCGGCAACTGCGAAGGGCGCAGCCAGGCGCACATGCTGGGGGCCACCCTGGAGGCGCTCGCGCGCTTGGCCGAGCAGGCGCGGCAACGTGGCGTGACACTGGCGCTGGAGCCGGTGCACGCACCCTATCTGGATTACTTGAACACCCTGGCCGACGCCGATCGCATCGTTTGTACGGTTGACCACCCGAACCTTGGCCTGTTGTTCGACGCCTGGCACCTGTGCCATGAAGCGGACCTTGAGGCGCGCATCGCCCAGACCGCCAGGCGTATTGCCCTGGTGCACTTTTCCGATTGGCGCGAACCCACGCGCTGCCATGACGATCGCCTGCTGCCCGGCGACGGCGTGCTACCGCTGGCGCACTGGCTGCGTCACCTGCGGCGCAGCGGTTACCAAGGCTACTTCGATGTCGAGGTGTTCTCCGAGGACGTGTGGCGCGCCAACCCTCTGCAAAACCTGAAGCGGTGCCGAACTTTTTTCGATGACGTCTGGGCCAATCCCGGCCCGCGTTGA